TCGCCGAGGGCGTCGCCCACGCGCTCGCGGGCACCCACCAGATCGGTGGATCCGGCAGGGATCCCGCCCGCGACGAGCACGAGCACGGCGGCCGAGCCGGGAGCTCCGGCGGCGGCGAGCGTCGCGGTCTCCTCGATCGCCCTGCGGTTCTCGTCGATCGCCGCACGCCGGTCGGGACCTTCGGGCAGGGTGAAGAACCCGCCGCGGCAGAGGCTCGACACGCGCAGGCCCGAGTCGGCGAGCCGGCGGGCCGTCTCGTCAAGTCCGACGGCGGCGACGGGCTCCCGCCAGAGCCCGATCGACTCGTAGCCGCCGGCGCGCGTCAGGCGCAGGGCTTCGTCGAACGGGGCGTACTTGATCGTGGCCTGGTTGAGCGAGAGTCGCGGGTGCGCGGTCATGCGAGCGCCTCCTCGAGATCAGCTTCGCTCGTGACCTCGGCCGGCTCGATGCCGTTGAGCGTCAGCAGCGACTGCCAGCGGGCCGCCGCGAGCTCGGGCCGCTCGAGCGCGCCGCACGCGTTCGCGCGCCGCACGATCTCGGAGAGGTGCGGCAGGCTGCGGGCGGCGTGCAGGCCGCCGACCATGCTGAACGCCGACTGGTGGCCGTTGAGCCACGAGAGGAACGCGACACCGGTCTTGTAGTAGTAGGTGGGCGCGGCGAAGATCTGCTGCGAGAGTGCCTCGGTCGGGCCGAGCAGGTCGCGGTACCTCGCGGTGTCGCCCGCGTCGAGGGCTTGCACGGCCGCCGAGGCGTGCGGCGCGAGTGCAGCGAAGGCGCCGAGCAGCGCGTCGGAGTGGCCGCGCTCGTCGCCCTCGATGAGGCCCACGTAGTGGAAGTCGTCGCCCGTGAACATGCGGGCCGACTCGGGCAGGCGCTCGCGCACGGCGATCTCGGCGCCCGCGTCGAGCAGGCTCATCTTCACGCCCGCCACGCGCTCGCGGTTGTACTCGATCACCTGCAGGAGTGTCGACGAGGCGACGTCGGTGTCGGCTGAGCCGAAGTAACCGGCGAGGCTCGGGTCGAACGCCGTGCCGAGCCAATGCAGGATGACGGGCGCGCCAGCCGCCTGCAGCACCTCGCGGTAGACGCGGCGGTAGTCGTCGGCCGTGCGTGCAGCGCGGGCCAGGTGGCGGCTCGCCATGAGCACGACGCCGGCGCCCGCGTCTTCGGTGAAGTGCAGCTGCTCCTTGTAGGCGTCGATCACCTCGTCGAGCGAGATGTGCTCCTCGTCGACATGGTCGGTGTTGACGCCCACCACGAGGCGACCGCCGACGCTCGCCGCCTCGGCGGCGCTGCGCGAGATGAGCTCGCGCGTCGCGGCGGCGTCGAGGCCCATGTTGCGCTGTGCGGTGTCCATGGCGTCGGCGACGCCGAGCCCCCATGACCACACGTGGTGGCGGAACGCGAGCGTCTGGTCCCAGTCGATCTCGGCCGGCGCGCCCGGCACGTTGTCGGCCCACGCCTTGGGCACGACGTGAGCTGCGGCGTACACCACGCGACTCGTGAGCGGATGCCGCGGCTTCGCGATGATCGACGCGGGGGCGAGGGGCACCCCGGTGCGGGTGCCCGACTCGTCGATGAGGGTGAGGGTCGTCATGGTGCTCAGCGGGCCGATCCGGTGAGGGCGTCGGATGCCGCGGGGCCGGCGATGCTCGCGGCATCCGCGGCGCCCGGCGCCGTGGTGCTGCCGGCGGCATCCGTCTGGGCCACGCCCTCGAGCGTCACGATGGGGAGCTCGATGCGACGGCCCTGCTCGGAGGACGCGAGACCCAGCTCGGCGAGCAGCACGCCGCGTGCGCCCGCGAGGAAGTCGTAGTGGTTCGGGGCATCGTCGACGACGTGGCGGATGAACTCCTCCCACTGCGTCTTGAAGCCGTTCTCGAACTCCTGGTTGCCTGGGCTCTCGATCCAGTCGGCGTCGTAGTCGTGCGCGTCGGCGAGGTCGGGGTTCCAGACGGGCTTCGGGGTGGCGTTGCGCGGCTGGATCTTGCAGCCGAAGAGCCCCACGACGGCCGAGCCGTGCGTGCCGTCGACCTGGAACTCGACGAGTTCGTCGCGGTTGACGCGAACGGTCCAGCTCGAGTTCAGCTGGGCGACGACGCCGCCCTCGAGCTCGAAGACCGCGTAGGCGGCGTCGTCGGCGGTGGCGAGGTACTCGTCGCCCTGCTCGTCGACGCGGCTCGGGATGTGCGTGACGGCCTGCGCATACACCGACTCGACGCGGCCGAAGAGGTTCTCGAGCACGTAGCTCCAGTGCGGGAACATGTCGACGATGATGCCGCCGCCGTCTTCGGCGCGGTAGTTCCAGCTGGGGCGCTGGGCGGGCTGCCAGTCGCCCTCGAAGACCCAGTAGCCGAACTCGCCGCGCACCGAGAGGATGCGGCCGAAGAAGCCCGAGTCGATGAGGCGCTTGAGTTTCTGCAGGCCCGGCAGGTAGAGCTTGTCGTGGACGACGCCGTTCTTGATGCCGGCGGCCTGCGCGAGGCGCGCGAGCTCGAGGGCCTCTTCGAAGCTCTCGGCGGTGGGCTTCTCGGTGTAGATCGCCTTGCCGGCGGCGATCGCCTTCTTGATCGCTGCTGCACGGGCCTTCGTGACGAGGAAGTCGGCGTAGATCTGCCAACGCGGGTCGGCGAGGGCCTCGTCGAGGTTCGTCGTGTAGTGCTCGATGCCGTGCTTCGCGGCGAGCTCGGCGAGCTTCGCCTCGCTGCGGCCGACGAGGATCGGCTCGACCTGCACGCGAGTGCCGTCGGCGAGCAGCACGCCGCCCTGCTCGCGGATCGCGAGGATGGAGCGCACGAGATGCTGGCGGTAGCCCATGCGCCCCGTTGCGCCGTTCATGATGATGCCGATGGTCGACTCTGCCACGTTGGTTCCTGTTCAGCCGGGAGCGGGCGGCGCGAGCCGAGTCCGCTGCGGGAAAGCGTTTACCCGAAGTGAAGTGTAGGACAGGGTGGTGCGATTCGCAACACCCCGTGTGCGGGGATGGTTTTGATACGGCTGCTTCGCTGCCTACTCAACCACCGGACGTCGAGGGGTCGGGTGGTCTCGATACGGCTGCTTCGCTGCCTACTCAACCACCGGGCTCAGAGCGTGATGCCGGGGGTCGACTCCCGCAGCACGACCTCGGTGCGCACCGCGCCCTCGCTCGAGGCGGTCTCGTCACCGAGGGCGAGTCGGAGCGCGCGGCGCCCGAGCTCCTCGAGTGGGACTCGCACGGTCGTGAGGGCGGGCGTGACGTCGCGGACCGTGGGGATGTCGTCGAAGCCGGCGACCGCGACATCCGTGCCGGGTGTGAGGCCCGCGTCGCGGACCGCCGAGAGCGCGCCGACCGCCATGACGTCGTTGGCCGCGAAGACGAGTTCGATGCCGTCGAGGCCCGATTCGATGAGCTGGCGCATGCCGTCGTAGCCGCCGTCGCGCGTGAACGCCGCGCGCACCACGTGCTCGTCGTCGAGCGTGCCGCCCGCCGCGGCGAGGCCGGCGCGGAATCCCTCGACGCGGTCGGCCGCGGTGCGGAGGCCCTCGCCGCCCGTGATGACGGCGAACCGGCGGTAGCCGATGCCGACGAGCTCACGTGCGAGCGCCTCGGCTCCGGCGGTGTTCTCGACGATCACGGTGCGGAAGTCGAACTCGTTGCGGCTGATCAGCACTACCCGCCCGCCCGAGCGCTCGTAGGCGGCGAGCTCCTCGCCGAGCGCGCCCTCGGTGGGATCGCTCGTCGGGCGCGAGCCCGCGAGGATCATGACGCGGGGACGCTGCCCGCGGAGGGTGCGCACGAGCTCGAATTCTCGCTCGGGGTCGCGCTCGGTCGCCGCCATCGTGACGATGAGCCGCTCGTGGTCGGCCTCGGCCACGACGCCCGCGGCGATCGAGGAGAAGTAGGGGTCGGCGATGTCGGCGACGAGCAGGGCGACGGTCGTCGTCGTGCCCCTGGCGACGGCCTGTGCCGAAAGGTTGGGGGAGTAGTCGAGACGCGCGGCGGCGTCGAGCACGCGCTTGCGGTACTCGTCATTGACCTTGCGCGTGCTGCCGTTCAGCGAACGCGACGCAGTGGCGAGCGAGACGCCCGCCTCGCGAGCGACGTCGTGCAGGGTCGCCGGAGTGCTCTTGCTCGTGCCGATCCCGGTCTCCGTCATCGGTTCCTCCCGCGTTTCCGAGGGGCGTTCTCCGCTCCGCTCGCGCGATCCGACTCTACCGCGCGGCCCTTTCCACGACCCGGCGGTTTGGCCGCCGCGGCCGTTGCTGGTAGAACGGAGATAGCGCTTTCTCCTTGATTCTAAGGCGAGACCCCCGTGAATGGGATGCCTCGGGGGAAGCGCTTTCTCAACCGAGACCCGAGCGGAGCAGGCGATGGCGCAGCAGGAACGGTACGGACTCATCGGCACGGGCAGTCGAGCGGGAATGTACGTCGGTGCGCTCATCGGCGAGCACGCCGACGTCGCGAGCCTCGTGGCGTGGAGCGATGTGAACCCCGGGCGTCTCGACGTGTACGAGCGGGAGATCGCCGCGTCGGGGCATCCGCTGCCCGTCCGCTATCGGCCCGAAGACCTGGAACGGATGATTCGCGACGAGCGCCTCGACCGCATCATCGTGACGACCCCCGACTACACGCACGCCGATCTCGTCGTGCGCTCACTCCGCGCCGGCGCGGACGTGGTCGTCGAGAAGCCGCTCACGATCGACGCCGAGAGCGTTCGGCGCATCGGCGAGGCCATCGCCGAGACCGGCCGAGAGGTCATCACGACGTTCAACTACCGGTACAGCCCGCGCAACAGTTCGCTTCGACGCGTCATCGCCGAGAGGTCGATCGGCGACGTGACGAGCGTGCACTTCGAATGGGCGCTCGACACGGTGCACGGCGCCGACTACTTCCGCCGCTGGCACCGCGACAAGGCCAACTCGGGCGGCCTCTTCATCCACAAGGCCTCGCACCACTTCGACCTCGTCAACTGGTGGATCCAGGCGTCGCCCACGCGCGTCTTCGCGAGCGGCGGGCTGCGCTTCTACGGTGCGGAGAACGCGGCCGCGCGCGGGCTCGGCGAACGTGCCGCGCGCGGCACCGGAGTCATCGGCGACCCCTTCGCGCTCGATCTCGAGGCCGACGCCCGCATGAAGGAGCTCTACCTCGACAACGAGCACCATGACGGCTACCTCCGCGACCGCGACGTGTTCGATCCGGGCATCACGATCGAAGACAACCTCGCCGCGATCGTCGACTACGACTCCGGCGCGACGATGAGCTACTCGCTGAACGCGCACGCGCCGTGGGAGGGCTACCGCGTCACGGTGAACGGCACCGAGGGGCGCGCCGAGCTCGAGGTCGTCGAGCGGGGCGCCGTGCTCATCGGCGACGACGGCCGCGTGGTGATCGACCCGAGCATGCATCCCGGGTACTCGCCCGAAGACGAAGTGCGTCCCGACTCCGAGCGGCTCGTGCTGCAGCGGCACTGGGAGGGCGCGCAGGTCGTGCCGATCCCCGACGGCATCGGCAGCCACGGCGGCGGCGACGCCTACCTGCTCGAGCACCTCTTCCACCGCGTGACGGATGACGCGCCGCTCGGCCGCGTCGCCGGCTACGCCGATGGCGTGAAGGCCGTCTCCGTGGGCATCGCCGGGAACCTCTCGCTCGCGACCGGACAGCCGGTGCTGATCTCGGAGCTCGAGCTCGGGGTGTAGGGCGGCGCGGGGGTGGGCGCGACGTCGCGCGTGAGATGACGCAAATCGACCTTCCCGAGCGTGGAAGGGTCGATTTGCGTCATCTCGCGGCAGCGACAGCGACAGCGGGTGTGGTCAGCGCGGGCCGTCGATGGCGGGAGCGCCCTTCGGGTAAGCGACGAGCATCGCCCCCGAGACGATCCAGACCGCACCGATGGCGATGATGAGCGCCTCGGCGCCGATGCCGGCCGACAGCCCCGCGGCCGCGGCACCAGCCGCGGCCGCGGCGGCGCGCAGGCCCGCGCCCACGGTGAACACCTGCGATCGGAGCGACGGCGGGCTCTGCTGCTTGCGGAGGAGCAGCATCGCCGCCGCGCTCGACGCCGTGAACAGCCCGGAGATCCCGATGGCGGCGATCGTCCATTCCGTGCCGAGATCGAGGGCGGCGAGAACGGTGAACACCCCGGTGGCGGCGAAGCCGGCGCCCATGACGAGCTCGGGCCGGAGCCGCGCGGGATACGCCGAGTTCGCGAGCG
The Agromyces albus DNA segment above includes these coding regions:
- a CDS encoding dihydrodipicolinate synthase family protein, producing MTTLTLIDESGTRTGVPLAPASIIAKPRHPLTSRVVYAAAHVVPKAWADNVPGAPAEIDWDQTLAFRHHVWSWGLGVADAMDTAQRNMGLDAAATRELISRSAAEAASVGGRLVVGVNTDHVDEEHISLDEVIDAYKEQLHFTEDAGAGVVLMASRHLARAARTADDYRRVYREVLQAAGAPVILHWLGTAFDPSLAGYFGSADTDVASSTLLQVIEYNRERVAGVKMSLLDAGAEIAVRERLPESARMFTGDDFHYVGLIEGDERGHSDALLGAFAALAPHASAAVQALDAGDTARYRDLLGPTEALSQQIFAAPTYYYKTGVAFLSWLNGHQSAFSMVGGLHAARSLPHLSEIVRRANACGALERPELAAARWQSLLTLNGIEPAEVTSEADLEEALA
- a CDS encoding Gfo/Idh/MocA family protein; amino-acid sequence: MNGATGRMGYRQHLVRSILAIREQGGVLLADGTRVQVEPILVGRSEAKLAELAAKHGIEHYTTNLDEALADPRWQIYADFLVTKARAAAIKKAIAAGKAIYTEKPTAESFEEALELARLAQAAGIKNGVVHDKLYLPGLQKLKRLIDSGFFGRILSVRGEFGYWVFEGDWQPAQRPSWNYRAEDGGGIIVDMFPHWSYVLENLFGRVESVYAQAVTHIPSRVDEQGDEYLATADDAAYAVFELEGGVVAQLNSSWTVRVNRDELVEFQVDGTHGSAVVGLFGCKIQPRNATPKPVWNPDLADAHDYDADWIESPGNQEFENGFKTQWEEFIRHVVDDAPNHYDFLAGARGVLLAELGLASSEQGRRIELPIVTLEGVAQTDAAGSTTAPGAADAASIAGPAASDALTGSAR
- a CDS encoding LacI family DNA-binding transcriptional regulator produces the protein MTETGIGTSKSTPATLHDVAREAGVSLATASRSLNGSTRKVNDEYRKRVLDAAARLDYSPNLSAQAVARGTTTTVALLVADIADPYFSSIAAGVVAEADHERLIVTMAATERDPEREFELVRTLRGQRPRVMILAGSRPTSDPTEGALGEELAAYERSGGRVVLISRNEFDFRTVIVENTAGAEALARELVGIGYRRFAVITGGEGLRTAADRVEGFRAGLAAAGGTLDDEHVVRAAFTRDGGYDGMRQLIESGLDGIELVFAANDVMAVGALSAVRDAGLTPGTDVAVAGFDDIPTVRDVTPALTTVRVPLEELGRRALRLALGDETASSEGAVRTEVVLRESTPGITL
- a CDS encoding Gfo/Idh/MocA family protein, translated to MAQQERYGLIGTGSRAGMYVGALIGEHADVASLVAWSDVNPGRLDVYEREIAASGHPLPVRYRPEDLERMIRDERLDRIIVTTPDYTHADLVVRSLRAGADVVVEKPLTIDAESVRRIGEAIAETGREVITTFNYRYSPRNSSLRRVIAERSIGDVTSVHFEWALDTVHGADYFRRWHRDKANSGGLFIHKASHHFDLVNWWIQASPTRVFASGGLRFYGAENAAARGLGERAARGTGVIGDPFALDLEADARMKELYLDNEHHDGYLRDRDVFDPGITIEDNLAAIVDYDSGATMSYSLNAHAPWEGYRVTVNGTEGRAELEVVERGAVLIGDDGRVVIDPSMHPGYSPEDEVRPDSERLVLQRHWEGAQVVPIPDGIGSHGGGDAYLLEHLFHRVTDDAPLGRVAGYADGVKAVSVGIAGNLSLATGQPVLISELELGV